One part of the Ailuropoda melanoleuca isolate Jingjing chromosome 6, ASM200744v2, whole genome shotgun sequence genome encodes these proteins:
- the IKZF5 gene encoding zinc finger protein Pegasus isoform X1, with amino-acid sequence MGEKKPEPLDFVKDFQEYLTQQTHHVNMISGSVSGDKEAEPLQGAGTDGDQNGLDHPSVEVSLDENSGMLVDGFERTFDGKLKCRYCNYASKGTARLIEHIRIHTGEKPHRCHLCPFASAYERHLEAHMRSHTGEKPYKCELCSFRCSDRSNLSHHRRRKHKMVPIKGTRSSLSSKKMWGVLQKKTGNLGYSRRALINLSPPSMVVQKPDYLNDFTHEIPNIQTDSYESMAKTTSTGGLPRDPQELMVDNPLNQLSTLAGQLSSLPPENPNPASPDVVPCPDEKPFMMQQPSAQAVVAAVSASIPQSSSPTSPEPRPSHSQRNYSPVAGPSSEPSAHTSTPSIGNSQPSTPAPTLPVQDPQLLHHCQHCDMYFADNILYTIHMGCHGYENPFQCNICGCKCKNKYDFACHFARGQHNQH; translated from the exons ATGGGTGAAAAGAAACCAGAGCCTTTGGACTTCGTGAAAGATTTCCAGGAATATCTGACTCAGCAGACTCATCATGTGAACATGATTTCTGGATCAGTTAGTGGGGACAAAGAAGCAGAGCCTCTTCAGGGAG CTGGAACAGATGGTGATCAAAATGGACTCGATCACCCATCTGTTGAAGTTTCCCTGGATGAAAACTCAGGAATGTTAGTAGACGGGTTTGAAAGGACCTTTGATGGGAAGCTCAAGTGTCGGTACTGCAACTATGCCAGCAAAGGAACAGCCCGGCTTATTGAACATATTAGAATCCACACAG gtGAGAAACCTCATAGATGTCACTTATGTCCATTCGCATCTGCTTACGAGCGTCATCTGGAAGCCCACATGCGTTCCCATACAGGAGAAAAACCATACAAATGCGAATTATGTTCCTTCCGCTGCAGTGATCGAAGTAACCTGTCCCATCATCGAAGGCGCAAGCATAAAATGGTACCAATTAAAGGTACTAGGTCTTCCTTAAGCAGCAAGAAAATGTGGGGAgttttacagaagaaaacaggCAATCTGGGCTATAGCAGAAGAGCATTAATCAACTTAAGTCCGCCTTCCATGGTGGTTCAGAAGCCAGACTACCTTAACGATTTTACCCATGAAATCCCAAATATCCAGACTGACTCCTATGAAAGTATGGCAAAAACCACATCAACTGGTGGCCTACCACGGGACCCCCAAGAACTCATGGTTGACAACCCTTTGAATCAGCTCTCAACTCTGGCGGGACAGTTGTCTAGTTTGCCACCGGAAAACCCAAACCCTGCATCTCCTGATGTCGTGCCCTGCCCCGACGAGAAGCCTTTCATGATGCAGCAGCCCTCAGCCCAAGCAGTGGTTGCTGCCGTGTCGGCGAGTATTCCTCAGAGCTCCTCTCCCACAAGCCCTGAACCTCGGCCGTCACATAGTCAGAGGAACTATAGTCCGGTGGCAGGTCCGAGCAGTGAACCAAGTGCCCACACGAGTACTCCCAGCATAGGAAACAGCCAGCCGAGCACTCCAGCTCCGACCCTGCCGGTCCAGGACCCGCAGCTTCTGCACCACTGCCAGCACTGTGATATGTACTTTGCCGACAATATCCTTTACACTATTCACATGGGATGCCATGGGTATGAAAATCCTTTTCAGTGTAACATATGTGGTTGCAAATGTAAAAACAAGTATGATTTTGCCTGTCATTTTGCAAGGGGACAGCATAACCAACACTGA
- the IKZF5 gene encoding zinc finger protein Pegasus isoform X2: MLVDGFERTFDGKLKCRYCNYASKGTARLIEHIRIHTGEKPHRCHLCPFASAYERHLEAHMRSHTGEKPYKCELCSFRCSDRSNLSHHRRRKHKMVPIKGTRSSLSSKKMWGVLQKKTGNLGYSRRALINLSPPSMVVQKPDYLNDFTHEIPNIQTDSYESMAKTTSTGGLPRDPQELMVDNPLNQLSTLAGQLSSLPPENPNPASPDVVPCPDEKPFMMQQPSAQAVVAAVSASIPQSSSPTSPEPRPSHSQRNYSPVAGPSSEPSAHTSTPSIGNSQPSTPAPTLPVQDPQLLHHCQHCDMYFADNILYTIHMGCHGYENPFQCNICGCKCKNKYDFACHFARGQHNQH, from the exons ATGTTAGTAGACGGGTTTGAAAGGACCTTTGATGGGAAGCTCAAGTGTCGGTACTGCAACTATGCCAGCAAAGGAACAGCCCGGCTTATTGAACATATTAGAATCCACACAG gtGAGAAACCTCATAGATGTCACTTATGTCCATTCGCATCTGCTTACGAGCGTCATCTGGAAGCCCACATGCGTTCCCATACAGGAGAAAAACCATACAAATGCGAATTATGTTCCTTCCGCTGCAGTGATCGAAGTAACCTGTCCCATCATCGAAGGCGCAAGCATAAAATGGTACCAATTAAAGGTACTAGGTCTTCCTTAAGCAGCAAGAAAATGTGGGGAgttttacagaagaaaacaggCAATCTGGGCTATAGCAGAAGAGCATTAATCAACTTAAGTCCGCCTTCCATGGTGGTTCAGAAGCCAGACTACCTTAACGATTTTACCCATGAAATCCCAAATATCCAGACTGACTCCTATGAAAGTATGGCAAAAACCACATCAACTGGTGGCCTACCACGGGACCCCCAAGAACTCATGGTTGACAACCCTTTGAATCAGCTCTCAACTCTGGCGGGACAGTTGTCTAGTTTGCCACCGGAAAACCCAAACCCTGCATCTCCTGATGTCGTGCCCTGCCCCGACGAGAAGCCTTTCATGATGCAGCAGCCCTCAGCCCAAGCAGTGGTTGCTGCCGTGTCGGCGAGTATTCCTCAGAGCTCCTCTCCCACAAGCCCTGAACCTCGGCCGTCACATAGTCAGAGGAACTATAGTCCGGTGGCAGGTCCGAGCAGTGAACCAAGTGCCCACACGAGTACTCCCAGCATAGGAAACAGCCAGCCGAGCACTCCAGCTCCGACCCTGCCGGTCCAGGACCCGCAGCTTCTGCACCACTGCCAGCACTGTGATATGTACTTTGCCGACAATATCCTTTACACTATTCACATGGGATGCCATGGGTATGAAAATCCTTTTCAGTGTAACATATGTGGTTGCAAATGTAAAAACAAGTATGATTTTGCCTGTCATTTTGCAAGGGGACAGCATAACCAACACTGA
- the PSTK gene encoding L-seryl-tRNA(Sec) kinase produces MKTAEDDRGACSEGPREIGLCLLCGLPGAGKSTFARALSHQLRLERGWAVGVVTYDDVMPDAFLEEASARPLPSQWKLLRQELLKYLEYFLMAVINGCQMSAPPNRTAAMWEDFIICLKNQDLVSSASLETQSCYLLTKTAVSRPLLLILDDNFYYQSMRYEVYQLARKYSLGFCQLFLDCSLETCLQRNGQRPQAVPAETIHLMARKIEKPNPEKNAWEHNSLTIQSTPCSSEASLKVTDLLLTALENPVKDIEDNVEQKETDRIICSTNVLHQADQTLRRIVSQTMKEAKDEQVVPFNLKLLAEELNKLKAEFLEDLRHGNKKYLCSQQTIHVSDVISFFHYEKDNIVQKYSSKPH; encoded by the exons ATGAAGACCGCCGAAGACGACAGAGGAGCGTGCAGCGAGGGGCCCCGGGAGATAGGCCTTTGCCTTCTCTGCGGCCTGCCGGGAGCAGGAAAATCGACCTTCGCCCGGGCCCTCAGCCATCAGCTACGCCTGGAGCGGGGCTGGGCCGTCGGCGTCGTCACCTATGACGACGTCATGCCGGACGCGTTCTTGGAGGAGGCGAGCGCGCGGCCATTG CCATCCCAGTGGAAGTTGCTTCGACAGGAACTGTTGAAGTACCTAGAATACTTCTTGATGGCTGTCATTAATGGGTGTCAGATGTCTGCCCCACCCAACAGGACTGCTGCCATGTGGGAGGATTTTATAATCTGCTTAAAGAATCAAGATTTGGTATCTTCTGCCTCGCTGGAGACCCAGTCTTGCTACCTCTTAACGAAGACTGCTGTTTCTAGAcctttgttgttgattttagatGACAACTTTTATTATCAAAGTATGAGATACGAAGTCTATCAACTGGCTCGGAAAT ATTCATTAGGCTTTTGCCAGCTCTTTTTAGATTGTTCTCTCGAGACCTGTTTACAGAGGAATGGCCAGAGACCCCAGGCAGTGCCTGCCGAGACCATCCACCTGATGGCAAGAAAGATAGAAAAGCCCAACCCTGAGAAAAATGCATGGGAACACAACAGCCTCACGATTCAGAGTACACCGTGTTCTTCTGAGGCCAG CCTGAAGGTGACTGATTTATTGCTTACTGCTTTGGAAAATCCAGTAAAAGATATTGAGGACAATGTGGAACAAAAG GAGACAGACAGAATTATCTGCTCGACTAACGTTCTGCATCAGGCTGACCAGACGCTCCGAAGGATTGTCTCGCAGACGATGAAGGAAGCAAAAG ATGAACAAGTGGTTCCTTTCAACTTGAAGCTTCTAGCAGAAGAACTCAACAAGCTCAAAGCAGAGTTTTTGGAGGAcctaagacatggaaacaaaaaatACCTGTGCTCCCAACAAACCATCCACGTATcagatgttatttctttttttcattatgagAAAGATAACATTGTCCAGAAATATTCTTCAAAGCCGCATTAA